Proteins from one Ipomoea triloba cultivar NCNSP0323 chromosome 1, ASM357664v1 genomic window:
- the LOC116024040 gene encoding uncharacterized protein LOC116024040: protein MGVFLLPKGLIRTIETTMNSYLWKGGGSDRKCIIWKNWSSMCMPKKWGGLGFRDLHSFNLALLSKQAWRLATEPNTMVFKVYKARYFPNSSFLDAKVGANPSFIWSIMMATQDIIRKHSRWRVGDGSQTSIWGDNWLPDTNNPMVTSFPFPFIENSKVEDLINPNTHNWDEPPSGKSSQLEMPTSL, encoded by the coding sequence ATGGGGGTTTTCCTACTGCCTAAGGGGCTAATCAGGACCATTGAGACTACCATGAATTCTTATTTGTGGAAAGGTGGTGGCAGTGACAGGAAATGCATCATTTGGAAAAACTGGAGCTCTATGTGCATGCCCAAGAAATGGGGAGGACTTGGCTTTCGAGATCTTCATAGCTTCAACCTAGCTTTGCTCAGCAAACAAGCATGGAGATTAGCTACCGAACCCAATACCATGGTCTTTAAAGTCTACAAAGCAAGATACTTCCCTAACTCTTCCTTTCTCGATGCTAAAGTTGGTGCAAATCCGTCCTTTATTTGGAGCATTATGATGGCGACCCAAGACATAATCCGCAAGCACTCAAGATGGAGGGTAGGAGATGGCTCTCAAACTAGTATATGGGGAGACAACTGGCTGCCGGACACCAACAATCCTATGGTTACGTCTTTCCCCTTTCCCTTCATAGAGAACTCAAAGGTGGAGGACCTCATTAATCCCAATACTCATAATTGGGATGAACCACCATCTGGGAAATCTTCACAACTAGAGATGCCGACCTCATTATGA